The sequence tccctatgcatatttaagcatggcaccacattctacaacaccctacaggctctctgcagccaggaattgcctgttttttttaacttgattCATCATGATTTGATTCTGGTCGAATTGCATTTTGACAGAAGACCCGTAAGTGAGACCAATTTTCTAACTTCCTCTACCTTATTGATTCTCTGACTGTCCCTGATAGAGAGGTAGCTATCTAATTCCTTGACTATGGAAAATAGAAGGCTAACTACTACAGATTAATACAAGGAGGACAGTATTGGTGCACAAACATTAAAAGACCTTAGTATAAACAAAACAATCTAGTCCGGGCTCAATGACGTCATAATCCTGGGATATAAACTTCTAGACGGCAGAGACAAGGACTAGTCACAGCATTGTATGgaaattaaaaagttaaatatctgtactggggggaggtTCCTGAGCCTCAGGTTCTTCACACGGTTCATCAGGATGTTCACTTAAGGCTTTCTCAACCCTGAAGGGGATGGATCGCAGGAAACTGTTTCTAAAATCTTGGCCCATAATAACATAAATGATTGGGTTGATACAACTGTTGAAGTAAGGAAAGCAGGAAGAGATCGTAAACAATATCTTATGCTGGACTTCACTCACTTGATAAAAGAATGCTACTATAAGGATGTAATACGGAGCCCAGCAGAGAAAGAAACACAATATAACAGCGGTGACGATCCTGTAGGGTCTCTGAGATCTATGGGGTCTATTACTTATTTTGAAGAAAATGGTGACATAACTGGTGACGATGATGAGAAAAGGGATCACAAACATTATAAATAACCTGATCAGCACAAGGATCAGTTCTAAGTTACAATCTATACAAATAgggtaaaaagaaaatgtaaacacTATTCCAATCCAAATAAAACTCATCACCCAGATTATCCCTGCAGTGATTCTCACTCGTTTCTGTGTCCTATGGACTTTAGCCCAAAATGGCCACATGACCGATACCCAGCGATCAATACTCATGGCcgtcaggaggaggacactggagctCATGTTTAGGTGAAACATAAAATTGTTCAAAAAGAAGAAAATTATGGACAATGATGAGCACACATAACTCATTATCTGGTCCGCTATTGTCACAGGAagagacagacagcacaggaagtcggcgatggccaggttgaggaaccACACGGAACTGATTGTCTTCTTCATCCTGAATCCGGCAATCCAGATGACTAATCCATTCCCAATAATCCCAAGGATGAAGGTGATGCTGTATACAGTAATCGATACCCTCTGGAAAATGTTCATCTCATGAATAGTTGTGATTGTGTAGCAGTCTCCATTAGTGGACCTGAGAAGACATGAGAGGGCTGGTGTTAGGATAATTATAAATGTAAAGTTTGGAAATATTACTTTTGTACACAAGGATTTATGGATGTAGTAAAGTTTAACATGATTCTTATCACAGAAGACTAAATACAAGTGATGAGCGGACAAGAACCGCAATGTTTGGGT comes from Engystomops pustulosus chromosome 6, aEngPut4.maternal, whole genome shotgun sequence and encodes:
- the LOC140065828 gene encoding C3a anaphylatoxin chemotactic receptor-like, which codes for MESTYASSDVQRVSITVYSITFILGIIGNGLVIWIAGFRMKKTISSVWFLNLAIADFLCCLSLPVTIADQIMSYVCSSLSIIFFFLNNFMFHLNMSSSVLLLTAMSIDRWVSVMWPFWAKVHRTQKRVRITAGIIWVMSFIWIGIVFTFSFYPICIDCNLELILVLIRLFIMFVIPFLIIVTSYVTIFFKISNRPHRSQRPYRIVTAVILCFFLCWAPYYILIVAFFYQVSEVQHKILFTISSCFPYFNSCINPIIYVIMGQDFRNSFLRSIPFRVEKALSEHPDEPCEEPEAQEPPPSTDI